Proteins encoded by one window of Marixanthomonas sp. SCSIO 43207:
- a CDS encoding SPOR domain-containing protein produces the protein MKTNSIYKIFIVSALLLFFSNEAIAQQGKVSIDQDPKITQLLNLKKNLEKENKLSNGYTIQLYYGELTEANSIIRKYQGSYESWPASIEYETPNYKVWVGNFNERIEADRALIEIKKSFPSAFILKPQNRK, from the coding sequence ATGAAAACAAACAGTATTTACAAAATATTTATAGTCAGCGCTTTATTACTATTCTTTTCAAATGAGGCTATAGCCCAACAAGGAAAAGTTTCAATTGATCAAGATCCTAAAATCACGCAGCTATTAAATTTAAAGAAGAATTTAGAAAAAGAAAATAAATTATCGAATGGCTACACCATTCAACTTTATTATGGTGAATTAACAGAAGCAAATTCAATTATCAGAAAATATCAAGGCTCTTATGAATCGTGGCCTGCTTCAATAGAATATGAAACTCCTAATTACAAAGTATGGGTAGGAAATTTTAACGAGCGCATTGAAGCTGATAGAGCATTAATTGAAATTAAAAAATCATTTCCTTCGGCATTTATTTTAAAGCCTCAGAATAGAAAATAA
- the infB gene encoding translation initiation factor IF-2, with protein sequence MAEAKSKRLNKVLREFNISLDRAVEFLGSKGYEVDARPTTKISDEEYEVLFEEFQTDKSKKIESKEVGEEKRKEKEELRLERERELEEKQKKEAQKVVKAEAKLNGPKQVGKIDLDAAGKKKAKKEEEPAKPVKKEEKKEEEKPVEKKQEKAAPKPEKEQPKPESKKEAEKKETPKAAEVEKPKAKKEEEKPEEKETPKESNSVQTNYKKLDGPNFTGEKIDLSKFKKPEKKKKEKKDDDKKGKRSKRRRISKKTSNKGNYKDNRGRGKGRSHAPKEEPTEEEIQKQVRETLEKLQGKSSKGKGAKYRREKRDSHRQKTEEDLAQQEADSKLLKVTEFVTVSEMATMMNVPVTKIISACMSLGMMVTMNQRLDAETLTIVAEEFGYDVEFVTADIEESIQEEEDAPEDLTSRAPIVTVMGHVDHGKTSLLDYIRKENVIAGESGGITQHIGAYGVQLEDGQKIAFLDTPGHEAFTAMRARGAQVTDLAIIVIAADDDIMPQTKEAISHAQAAGVPIVFAINKIDRPTANPDKIKEGLASMNLLVEDWGGKIQSQDISAKTGEGVSDLLEKVLLEAEILELKANPNKLANGTVVEAYLDKGRGYVSTILVQGGTLKVGDYVLAGQHSGKIKAMQDERGNNIKEAGPSTPVSILGLDGAPQAGDKFNVFEDEREAKDIANKRTQLQREQSVRTQRHITLDEIGRRIALGEFKELNIILKGDVDGSVEALTDSFQKLSTEEIQVNIIHKGVGAITESDVLLASASDAIIIGFNVRPMGNARQIADKEEIDIRTYSIIYAAINDLKDAMEGMLSPEMKEEVTGNAEIRETFKISKVGTIAGCMVTSGKIYRNSGIRLIREGVVVYTGELASLKRFKDDVKEVSKGYDCGMQVKNYNDIKEGDVIEAFQEVAVKKKL encoded by the coding sequence ATGGCTGAAGCAAAATCGAAAAGGCTAAACAAAGTATTACGCGAATTCAACATCTCGCTAGATCGTGCCGTAGAATTTTTAGGTTCTAAAGGATACGAGGTAGACGCACGTCCTACCACAAAGATTTCAGATGAAGAATACGAAGTGCTTTTTGAAGAATTTCAAACCGACAAAAGTAAGAAGATAGAATCCAAAGAAGTTGGTGAAGAAAAACGTAAAGAAAAAGAAGAACTTCGTCTAGAAAGAGAGCGTGAGCTAGAAGAAAAGCAGAAAAAAGAAGCCCAAAAAGTAGTAAAAGCTGAAGCCAAGCTCAATGGCCCTAAGCAAGTAGGGAAAATTGACCTAGATGCTGCCGGGAAGAAAAAAGCCAAAAAAGAAGAAGAGCCTGCTAAGCCTGTAAAGAAAGAAGAGAAAAAAGAGGAAGAAAAACCAGTAGAGAAAAAGCAAGAAAAAGCAGCTCCAAAACCTGAAAAGGAACAGCCAAAACCAGAATCCAAAAAAGAGGCTGAGAAGAAAGAAACTCCTAAAGCTGCTGAGGTTGAAAAACCAAAAGCTAAAAAAGAGGAAGAAAAACCCGAAGAAAAAGAAACTCCTAAAGAATCAAATTCAGTTCAAACCAATTATAAAAAATTGGATGGACCTAACTTTACAGGTGAAAAAATAGACTTGTCAAAGTTTAAAAAACCTGAAAAGAAGAAAAAAGAAAAGAAAGACGACGACAAAAAAGGAAAACGAAGCAAGAGACGTCGTATTAGCAAAAAAACTTCCAATAAAGGAAACTATAAAGACAACAGAGGTCGCGGAAAAGGAAGGTCTCACGCTCCAAAAGAAGAGCCTACCGAGGAAGAAATCCAAAAACAAGTACGCGAAACTCTTGAAAAACTTCAAGGTAAATCTTCAAAAGGTAAAGGAGCTAAATATCGTAGAGAAAAACGAGATAGTCACCGCCAAAAAACTGAGGAGGATTTAGCACAACAAGAAGCAGATAGCAAACTGCTTAAAGTTACAGAGTTTGTAACCGTAAGTGAAATGGCAACAATGATGAATGTGCCAGTTACCAAAATTATATCTGCGTGTATGTCGTTAGGTATGATGGTAACAATGAATCAACGTCTAGATGCAGAGACACTTACTATTGTAGCAGAAGAGTTTGGATATGATGTAGAGTTTGTTACTGCAGATATTGAAGAAAGCATTCAAGAAGAAGAAGATGCTCCAGAAGATTTAACATCAAGAGCTCCTATTGTAACCGTAATGGGTCACGTTGACCACGGTAAAACCTCGCTGTTAGACTACATTCGTAAAGAAAATGTAATCGCAGGAGAATCTGGAGGTATTACGCAACATATTGGTGCTTATGGTGTACAACTTGAAGACGGACAAAAAATAGCATTTTTAGATACACCTGGTCACGAGGCTTTTACAGCTATGCGTGCTAGAGGTGCTCAAGTAACAGACCTTGCTATTATTGTAATTGCAGCAGATGATGATATCATGCCGCAAACAAAAGAAGCAATTAGTCACGCTCAAGCAGCTGGAGTGCCTATTGTTTTTGCGATTAATAAAATTGATAGACCTACCGCAAACCCTGATAAAATTAAAGAAGGTTTAGCTAGTATGAATTTACTAGTTGAAGATTGGGGTGGTAAGATTCAATCACAAGATATTTCAGCAAAAACTGGAGAAGGTGTTTCAGATTTATTAGAAAAAGTTTTACTAGAAGCTGAAATATTAGAACTTAAAGCTAACCCTAATAAACTTGCAAACGGTACTGTTGTAGAAGCATATCTTGATAAAGGACGAGGGTATGTTTCAACTATACTTGTACAAGGAGGTACTTTAAAAGTAGGTGATTATGTATTGGCTGGTCAGCATAGTGGTAAAATTAAAGCTATGCAAGATGAGCGCGGTAATAATATTAAAGAAGCCGGGCCATCAACTCCTGTTTCAATCTTAGGACTGGATGGAGCGCCACAAGCGGGTGATAAGTTTAATGTGTTTGAAGATGAACGAGAAGCAAAAGATATTGCAAATAAGCGTACTCAATTGCAACGTGAACAATCTGTAAGAACACAGCGTCACATAACACTTGACGAAATAGGAAGACGTATTGCACTTGGAGAATTTAAAGAGCTTAATATTATTCTTAAAGGTGATGTGGATGGTTCTGTTGAAGCATTAACAGATTCATTCCAGAAACTCTCAACTGAAGAGATTCAAGTAAATATTATACATAAAGGTGTAGGTGCCATTACAGAAAGTGATGTGTTATTGGCTTCTGCTTCAGACGCTATTATAATCGGGTTTAACGTTCGTCCTATGGGTAACGCTAGACAAATAGCAGATAAGGAAGAAATCGATATTAGAACATACTCTATTATCTATGCTGCTATTAATGATCTTAAAGACGCTATGGAAGGTATGCTTTCTCCTGAAATGAAAGAGGAAGTTACTGGTAATGCCGAAATACGTGAAACGTTCAAGATATCTAAAGTTGGAACCATTGCAGGTTGTATGGTGACAAGTGGTAAAATTTACCGTAACTCAGGTATTCGTTTAATACGTGAAGGTGTTGTTGTTTACACCGGTGAATTAGCATCATTAAAACGATTTAAAGATGATGTTAAAGAAGTGTCTAAAGGGTACGATTGTGGTATGCAAGTTAAAAACTACAACGATATTAAAGAAGGTGATGTAATTGAAGCCTTCCAAGAAGTAGCAGTTAAGAAAAAGCTGTAA
- a CDS encoding TAT-variant-translocated molybdopterin oxidoreductase — protein sequence MASNKKYWKSVEELDENSSVVKTLQENEFVEEIPTDDFLGNKESLEASSTTRRDFLKYVGFTTAAASLAACEGPVVKSIPYVVAPDEIVPGEANYYATTVADGFDFANVLVKTREGRPIKIESNNLSKHSDANARVHASVLSLYDNNRLKAPLVDGKEVSWSDFDAAMANKMNEMGGKDIVMLTQTFASPSTSKLIKEFTAKYPNVRHVVYDTVSSSEALDAFQAKFGTRALADYDFSKAEVIVSVGADFIADWQGGGYESGYAKGRVPKEGKMSRHIQFESNMSLSGANADKRVPVTPSQQLEVLKALTGGSTSGLPERIADAVSKAKAQLDKAGSKGVLVTGLPNTAAQRLVLDYNESKGSVVMDTAKPKMIRKGNTTEVKRVLDGVVSGSVKGLITVGVDPVYSFPNNKAFKEAYQKLDMSLAFSMKEDATASLAQMVAATPHYLESWGDVQIKKGSFSLMQPTIRPLFNTRQFQDSLLKWTGNSKNYYDYIKETWNTSILAGGSWNEALHDGFVESDVEVSMEDATANEADLTLESSTSNGALSTSTQNNGGFELTLYTKTALGDGQQANNPWLQEMPDPITRTSWDNYLTISAADAKELGVENENVANGALNGGYVNVKLDDVVVKKVPVLVQPGQAKGSVGLAFGYGKTNAIQKEMQTGVNAFPLYKDFSSVQNVTLEKVGGVHEFACVQLHNTMMGRDIIRETTLEIFNTKDVHEWNAVPEVSKDHQEIPVTSPDADLWEGFDRSVGHHFNLSIDLNACTGCGACVIACHAENNVPVVGKSEVRRSRDMHWLRIDRYYSAEESFEVDQDKKEGFSGLFGDNGSLGGFGELEDPSANPQVAFQPVMCQHCNHAPCETVCPVAATSHGRQGQNHMAYNRCVGTRYCANNCPYKVRRFNWFLYNENDEFDYHMNNDLGRMVLNPDVVVRSRGVMEKCSMCIQMTQKTILDAKREGRPVKDVEFQTACSAACGTGAMVFGDINDHDSEVYKEKKDKRMYHLLEYVGTEPNVFYKTKIRNTQEV from the coding sequence ATGGCATCAAACAAGAAATACTGGAAAAGTGTTGAAGAGCTAGATGAAAACAGCTCTGTTGTTAAGACGTTGCAAGAAAATGAATTTGTAGAAGAGATTCCTACAGATGACTTTTTAGGCAATAAAGAATCGCTAGAAGCTTCTTCAACAACACGTCGTGATTTCTTAAAGTACGTTGGTTTCACTACAGCAGCAGCTTCGCTTGCGGCTTGTGAGGGACCGGTGGTAAAATCAATACCTTATGTGGTTGCGCCAGATGAAATTGTACCTGGTGAGGCAAACTATTATGCAACAACGGTTGCAGACGGTTTTGATTTTGCAAATGTACTCGTGAAAACAAGAGAAGGTCGTCCAATTAAGATAGAGTCTAATAACTTGTCAAAACATTCTGACGCAAACGCTCGTGTACATGCTTCTGTGTTATCGTTGTACGATAACAATCGTTTAAAAGCTCCACTAGTTGATGGGAAAGAAGTTTCTTGGAGTGATTTTGATGCAGCGATGGCAAATAAAATGAATGAAATGGGTGGTAAGGATATCGTTATGCTTACTCAAACATTTGCTAGTCCATCAACTTCAAAACTTATAAAAGAATTCACGGCTAAGTATCCAAACGTTCGTCACGTAGTATATGATACTGTTTCATCTTCTGAAGCATTGGATGCATTTCAAGCCAAATTTGGAACACGCGCATTGGCAGATTACGATTTTTCAAAAGCTGAAGTAATCGTTTCTGTAGGAGCAGATTTTATAGCCGATTGGCAAGGTGGAGGATATGAAAGTGGGTATGCAAAAGGACGTGTGCCTAAAGAAGGTAAGATGTCTCGTCATATTCAGTTTGAATCAAATATGAGTCTTTCTGGTGCAAACGCAGATAAGCGTGTGCCGGTAACACCATCACAACAATTAGAAGTGCTTAAGGCGTTAACTGGCGGAAGTACATCTGGCTTGCCAGAACGTATTGCAGATGCTGTTTCAAAAGCAAAAGCACAATTAGATAAAGCAGGTAGTAAAGGTGTGCTAGTAACGGGATTACCTAATACTGCTGCTCAAAGACTAGTTTTAGATTATAATGAATCAAAAGGAAGTGTAGTAATGGATACTGCAAAGCCAAAAATGATTCGCAAAGGAAACACTACTGAGGTAAAACGAGTATTAGATGGAGTTGTTTCAGGAAGTGTAAAAGGGTTGATTACAGTTGGTGTAGATCCGGTTTACTCGTTCCCTAATAATAAGGCGTTTAAAGAAGCATATCAAAAACTAGATATGAGTCTCGCATTTTCTATGAAAGAAGATGCTACAGCGTCACTAGCACAAATGGTTGCAGCAACACCACACTATTTAGAATCTTGGGGTGATGTGCAAATAAAGAAAGGAAGTTTCAGTTTAATGCAACCAACAATTCGTCCATTATTTAATACAAGACAATTTCAAGATAGCTTGTTAAAATGGACTGGAAATTCAAAAAACTATTACGATTATATAAAAGAAACTTGGAATACCTCAATTTTAGCAGGTGGTTCTTGGAACGAAGCTCTTCATGATGGTTTTGTAGAGAGTGATGTTGAAGTTTCAATGGAGGATGCTACAGCAAATGAAGCAGACTTAACACTAGAAAGTAGCACAAGCAATGGTGCGTTATCTACATCTACTCAAAACAACGGTGGATTTGAATTAACGCTTTATACAAAAACTGCGTTAGGTGATGGTCAACAAGCCAACAACCCTTGGTTACAAGAAATGCCAGATCCTATTACACGTACTTCTTGGGATAACTATTTGACTATTTCGGCTGCCGATGCAAAAGAGCTTGGTGTAGAAAATGAAAACGTAGCAAACGGAGCCTTAAATGGTGGTTACGTAAATGTGAAGTTAGATGATGTAGTGGTTAAAAAAGTTCCTGTACTTGTTCAACCTGGTCAAGCTAAAGGCTCTGTAGGTTTGGCATTTGGGTATGGTAAAACAAATGCCATTCAAAAAGAAATGCAAACAGGTGTAAATGCTTTCCCTTTATATAAAGATTTTTCTTCGGTACAAAATGTTACTCTGGAAAAAGTAGGAGGTGTTCACGAGTTCGCTTGTGTTCAGTTGCATAATACTATGATGGGTCGTGATATTATTCGCGAAACTACATTAGAAATTTTTAACACTAAAGATGTTCATGAATGGAATGCCGTTCCTGAAGTTTCTAAAGATCATCAAGAAATACCGGTAACATCACCAGATGCAGATTTATGGGAAGGGTTTGACCGTTCAGTAGGTCACCACTTTAATCTATCTATAGATTTGAATGCCTGTACAGGTTGTGGGGCTTGTGTAATAGCTTGTCACGCCGAAAACAATGTGCCTGTAGTAGGTAAATCTGAAGTGAGAAGAAGTCGTGATATGCACTGGTTGCGTATTGATAGATATTATTCAGCTGAAGAATCTTTTGAAGTAGATCAAGATAAAAAAGAAGGATTCTCAGGATTATTTGGAGACAATGGTTCATTAGGAGGTTTTGGAGAATTAGAAGATCCTTCTGCAAACCCACAAGTAGCTTTTCAACCGGTTATGTGTCAACACTGTAACCACGCTCCTTGTGAAACTGTTTGTCCTGTTGCTGCAACATCACACGGAAGACAAGGTCAAAACCATATGGCGTATAACCGTTGTGTAGGTACAAGATATTGTGCAAACAACTGTCCTTATAAAGTACGTCGTTTTAACTGGTTCTTGTACAATGAAAATGATGAGTTTGATTATCATATGAACAACGATCTTGGTCGTATGGTGTTAAATCCAGACGTAGTTGTGCGTTCACGAGGTGTGATGGAGAAATGTTCTATGTGTATTCAAATGACACAAAAAACAATTTTGGATGCTAAGCGTGAGGGACGTCCTGTTAAAGATGTTGAATTTCAAACAGCTTGTTCTGCAGCTTGTGGAACTGGAGCAATGGTATTTGGAGATATCAATGATCATGACAGTGAAGTATACAAAGAGAAAAAAGATAAAAGAATGTATCACTTATTAGAGTATGTAGGAACCGAACCAAACGTGTTCTACAAAACGAAAATAAGAAATACACAAGAAGTATAA
- a CDS encoding c-type cytochrome has protein sequence MKKVNYRNLSSCLSLLMLALLLTFSNAVSAQDQPAESEASAEAAATDNANGDVAAGETLFKSNCAACHKLDRKSTGPALRGVADKYDRDWLYKWIKDSQALIKSGDPIAVSLFEEYNNSVMTAFPQLSNTDIDNILAYTSQPKPEPTVVQGQGGGEGTGNVDGVSNNIVLGALALVFLLLVVMLFLVTNTLKKIAAANGVEYSEKEPRTPIWKAFVQNQFLVLVTSVCLLLAAGYFMYGFLMQVGVDQGYAPVQPIHFSHKIHAGDNQVDCNFCHSSARKSKHSGIPSLNVCMNCHKNIAEVAPETATEEYSKEFYDAEIQKLYDAVGWDVNEQAYTGEEKPVKWVRIHNLPDFAYFNHSQHVTVAGVACQECHGPVEEMEIMRQHSPLTMGWCINCHRETNVKMEGNEYYEKIHEELSKKYGVERLTAAQMGGLECGKCHY, from the coding sequence ATGAAAAAGGTAAATTACCGAAATCTATCCTCATGTTTGTCACTACTTATGTTGGCTCTGTTGCTAACATTTTCAAATGCCGTTTCAGCACAAGATCAACCTGCAGAATCTGAAGCATCAGCAGAAGCTGCGGCGACAGATAATGCCAATGGTGATGTGGCTGCTGGAGAAACGCTTTTTAAATCAAATTGTGCTGCGTGTCACAAACTAGACCGTAAATCTACTGGCCCTGCTCTTCGTGGAGTTGCCGATAAATATGACCGTGATTGGTTGTATAAATGGATTAAAGACAGTCAAGCTTTAATTAAATCTGGTGACCCGATAGCTGTAAGTTTATTTGAAGAGTATAATAATTCTGTAATGACTGCATTTCCGCAGTTAAGCAATACAGATATTGATAATATTTTGGCTTATACCAGTCAGCCTAAACCTGAGCCAACTGTTGTTCAAGGACAGGGCGGTGGTGAAGGTACGGGTAATGTTGACGGTGTTTCAAACAATATCGTGCTTGGTGCACTAGCCTTAGTGTTCTTGTTGCTTGTAGTAATGTTGTTCTTGGTAACAAACACCCTTAAAAAGATTGCTGCTGCAAATGGTGTTGAGTATTCTGAAAAAGAACCACGCACTCCTATTTGGAAAGCTTTTGTTCAAAACCAATTCTTAGTGTTGGTAACTTCTGTTTGCTTGTTGTTGGCAGCCGGATATTTTATGTACGGTTTCTTAATGCAAGTAGGGGTAGATCAAGGATATGCTCCTGTTCAGCCAATCCACTTTTCACACAAAATTCACGCAGGTGATAATCAAGTTGATTGTAATTTCTGTCACTCTTCAGCAAGAAAGAGTAAGCATTCAGGAATACCTTCTTTAAATGTGTGTATGAATTGTCATAAGAATATTGCCGAAGTGGCGCCAGAAACAGCTACTGAAGAATACTCTAAAGAATTTTACGACGCTGAAATTCAAAAGTTATACGATGCAGTTGGTTGGGATGTAAACGAGCAAGCTTACACAGGTGAAGAAAAACCTGTTAAATGGGTGCGTATTCATAACTTACCAGACTTTGCGTATTTCAACCACTCACAGCACGTAACAGTTGCAGGAGTTGCTTGTCAAGAATGTCACGGTCCTGTAGAAGAAATGGAGATAATGCGTCAGCACTCGCCGTTAACAATGGGTTGGTGTATCAACTGTCACCGTGAAACCAATGTGAAAATGGAAGGTAATGAGTATTATGAAAAGATTCATGAAGAGCTTTCAAAAAAATATGGTGTAGAACGTTTGACAGCTGCTCAAATGGGCGGACTTGAATGCGGTAAGTGTCACTATTAA
- the nusA gene encoding transcription termination factor NusA: MENLALIDSFSEFKDDKLIDRVTLMAILEDVFRNALKKKYGSDDNFDIIINPDKGDLEIWRNRIVVADGEVEDENEEISLSEAQKIEPDFEIGEDVSEEVKLIDLGRRSILALRQNLISKIHEHDNTNIYKQFKELEGDIYTAEVHHIRHRAVILLDDEGNEIILPKDKQIPSDFFRKGDNVRGVIESVELKGNKPTIIMSRASPIFLEKLFEQEIPEVFDGLINVQKVVRIPGEKAKVAVDSYDDRIDPVGACVGMKGSRIHGIVRELGNENIDVINYTNNLNLFITRALSPAKVTSIKIDEENKRAEVLLRPEEVSKAIGRGGHNIRLAGQLTGYEIDVLREGAEEDVELREFSDEIEEWIIEEFQKIGLDTAKSVLEHDISDLMKRTDLEEETVKHVINILKEEFEE; this comes from the coding sequence ATGGAAAATTTAGCGTTAATCGATTCTTTTTCAGAATTTAAAGACGATAAACTCATTGACAGAGTAACGCTTATGGCGATACTGGAAGACGTTTTTAGAAACGCCTTAAAGAAGAAATACGGAAGTGATGATAATTTTGATATAATTATTAACCCCGATAAAGGAGACTTAGAGATTTGGCGTAACCGAATTGTAGTTGCAGATGGAGAAGTTGAAGATGAAAATGAAGAAATATCACTTTCTGAAGCACAAAAAATAGAACCCGATTTTGAAATAGGTGAAGATGTTTCTGAAGAAGTAAAATTAATAGATTTAGGTCGTCGTTCTATTTTAGCATTGCGTCAAAATTTAATTTCAAAAATACACGAACACGATAATACAAACATATACAAGCAATTTAAAGAACTAGAAGGTGATATTTACACAGCAGAAGTACATCATATACGTCACAGAGCTGTAATTTTACTTGATGATGAAGGAAATGAAATAATTTTGCCAAAAGACAAACAAATCCCGTCAGATTTCTTCCGAAAAGGAGATAATGTAAGAGGGGTTATTGAAAGTGTAGAGCTTAAAGGAAACAAGCCTACCATTATCATGTCTCGCGCAAGCCCAATATTTTTAGAAAAACTATTTGAACAAGAAATCCCCGAAGTATTTGATGGATTAATAAATGTTCAAAAAGTTGTAAGAATACCAGGTGAAAAAGCAAAAGTTGCCGTAGATTCGTACGATGATCGTATAGATCCTGTAGGTGCTTGTGTAGGTATGAAAGGTTCACGTATTCATGGTATTGTTCGTGAATTAGGTAATGAAAACATTGACGTAATAAATTACACAAACAACCTTAACTTGTTCATCACCCGTGCATTGAGTCCTGCAAAAGTGACATCAATCAAAATTGATGAAGAAAACAAACGTGCTGAGGTATTACTACGTCCAGAAGAAGTTTCAAAAGCAATAGGTCGCGGAGGCCACAACATTAGGTTGGCAGGTCAATTAACCGGTTATGAAATAGACGTATTGCGTGAAGGAGCAGAAGAAGACGTTGAATTACGTGAATTTTCAGATGAAATTGAAGAATGGATTATTGAAGAATTTCAGAAAATTGGTCTAGATACCGCAAAGAGCGTTCTTGAGCATGACATCTCAGATTTAATGAAAAGAACAGATCTAGAAGAAGAAACGGTTAAGCACGTTATAAATATTTTAAAAGAAGAATTTGAAGAGTAG
- the nrfD gene encoding NrfD/PsrC family molybdoenzyme membrane anchor subunit, giving the protein MASHYEAPIRRPLVVGDKNYHDVTVDVAAPVEGKANKSWWIVFTISLIAFLWGLGCIIYTVSTGIGVWGLNKTVGWAWDITNFVWWVGIGHAGTLISAVLLLFRQKWRMAINRSAEAMTIFSVIQAGLFPIIHMGRPWLGYWVLPIPNQFGSLWVNFNSPLLWDVFAISTYLSVSLVFWWTGLLPDFAMIRDRAITPFTKKIYGILSFGWSGRAKDWQRFEEVSLVLAGLATPLVLSVHTIVSFDFATSVIPGWHTTIFPPYFVAGAIFSGFAMVNTLLIIMRKVSNLENYITIQHIELMNIVIMITGSIVGVAYITELFIAWYSGVEYEQYAFLNRATGPYWWAYWAMMTCNVFSPQFMWFKKLRTSIMFSFIISIVVNIGMWFERFVIIVTSLHRDYLPSSWTMFQPTFVDIGIFIGTIGFFFVLFLLYARTFPVIAQAEVKSILKSSGEKYKKLRAEHGDDVKHYDAAVAPAANNEYLKSTEETGTDTVHSGQIAENEVEREKIEDLLDGIGRFNPETETQDDLKKISGVGPVMEQKLHQIGIYTFDQVSKMTDREYDLLDTIIDEFPGRAKRDDWAGQATKLKNN; this is encoded by the coding sequence ATGGCGTCGCATTACGAAGCACCTATTAGAAGACCCTTAGTTGTAGGAGATAAAAACTACCACGATGTAACTGTGGATGTTGCAGCTCCTGTAGAAGGAAAAGCCAATAAGTCTTGGTGGATTGTTTTTACAATTTCCTTAATAGCCTTTTTATGGGGATTAGGGTGTATAATTTATACAGTCTCTACCGGTATTGGTGTATGGGGATTAAATAAAACAGTAGGCTGGGCCTGGGATATTACCAACTTCGTTTGGTGGGTAGGTATTGGTCACGCAGGAACACTTATTTCTGCAGTACTCTTATTATTCCGTCAAAAATGGAGAATGGCAATTAACCGTTCTGCAGAGGCAATGACAATTTTCTCGGTTATCCAAGCAGGACTTTTCCCTATTATTCACATGGGACGTCCATGGTTAGGTTACTGGGTGTTGCCTATACCAAACCAATTTGGTTCGTTATGGGTAAACTTTAATTCACCGTTACTTTGGGATGTATTTGCAATTTCAACATATTTATCTGTATCTCTTGTATTCTGGTGGACAGGTTTGTTGCCCGACTTTGCGATGATTCGTGACAGAGCAATTACACCTTTCACAAAGAAAATTTACGGGATTTTATCCTTTGGATGGAGTGGTCGTGCAAAAGATTGGCAACGATTTGAAGAAGTTTCATTAGTATTAGCAGGATTAGCGACACCACTTGTACTTTCGGTACACACCATTGTATCGTTTGACTTTGCTACATCGGTAATACCAGGATGGCATACCACTATTTTCCCACCGTATTTCGTTGCAGGTGCAATTTTCTCAGGATTTGCCATGGTAAATACGCTGCTTATTATTATGCGTAAAGTATCTAATCTTGAAAATTATATTACCATTCAGCATATTGAATTAATGAACATTGTAATTATGATTACAGGTTCTATTGTTGGGGTGGCTTATATTACGGAATTGTTTATTGCTTGGTATTCTGGTGTAGAATACGAACAATACGCATTCTTAAACCGTGCAACCGGACCTTACTGGTGGGCATATTGGGCAATGATGACGTGTAACGTGTTTTCTCCACAATTTATGTGGTTCAAAAAATTACGTACCAGCATTATGTTCTCGTTTATAATTTCGATTGTGGTGAACATTGGTATGTGGTTTGAGCGTTTTGTGATTATTGTAACCTCACTTCACAGAGATTATCTGCCGTCATCTTGGACTATGTTTCAACCAACATTTGTCGATATAGGAATATTTATTGGTACCATAGGTTTCTTCTTTGTACTATTTTTACTCTATGCAAGAACATTCCCGGTAATAGCACAAGCCGAAGTAAAATCAATTTTAAAATCTTCTGGTGAAAAATATAAAAAGTTAAGAGCTGAGCATGGTGATGATGTAAAACATTATGATGCTGCTGTAGCACCTGCTGCCAATAATGAGTATTTAAAAAGTACTGAAGAAACAGGAACAGATACTGTACACTCTGGTCAGATTGCAGAAAATGAAGTAGAACGTGAGAAAATAGAAGATCTTCTAGACGGTATAGGTCGCTTTAATCCTGAAACAGAAACTCAAGATGATCTGAAAAAGATAAGTGGAGTTGGTCCTGTTATGGAACAAAAGTTACATCAAATAGGTATATATACTTTTGATCAAGTAAGTAAAATGACTGATAGAGAGTACGACCTTCTTGATACTATTATAGACGAATTTCCTGGAAGAGCAAAACGTGATGACTGGGCAGGCCAGGCAACAAAACTTAAAAACAATTAG